One Equus quagga isolate Etosha38 chromosome 5, UCLA_HA_Equagga_1.0, whole genome shotgun sequence genomic window carries:
- the ACTR1B gene encoding beta-centractin: MESYDIIANQPVVVDNGSGVIKAGFAGDQIPKYCFPNYVGRPKHMRVMAGALEGDLFIGPKAEEHRGLLAIRYPMEHGVVRDWNDMERIWQYVYSKDQLQTFSEEHPVLLTEAPLNPSKNREKAAEVFFETFNVPALFISMQAVLSLYATGRTTGVVLDSGDGVTHAVPIYEGFAMPHSIMRVDIAGRDVSRYLRLLLRKEGVDFHTSAEFEVVRTIKERACYLSINPQKDEALETEKVQYTLPDGSTLDVGPARFRAPELLFQPDLIGDESEGLHEVLAFAIHKSDMDLRRTLFANIVLSGGSTLFKGFGDRLLSEVKKLAPKDVKIKISAPQERLYSTWIGGSILASLDTFKKMWVSKKEYEEDGSRAIHRKTF, from the exons TGTCGGGCGCCCTAAGCACATGCGGGTGATGGCTGGAGCCCTGGAGGGGGACCTCTTCATCGGACCAAAAGCAGAG gagcaCCGGGGTCTGCTGGCCATCCGCTACCCCATGGAGCACGGTGTGGTGCGAGACTGGAACGACATGGAGCGCATCTGGCAGTACGTCTACTCCAAGGATCAGCTGCAGACCTTCTCGGAGGAG CATCCTGTTCTTCTAACGGAAGCTCCGCTCAACCCAAGCAAGAACCGGGAGAAGGCAGCAGAGGTGTTTTTTGAGACCTTCAATGTGCCTGCCCTGTTTATCTCCATGCAGGCCGTGCTCAGCCT GTACGCAACAGGACGCACGACAGGAGTGGTTTTAGACTCGGGGGACGGGGTCACTCACGCTGTCCCCATCTACGAGGGCTTTGCCATGCCACACTCCATCATGCGGGTGGACATTGCCGGCCGCGACGTCTCCCGCTATCTCCGGCTACTGCTACGCAAAGAGGGAGTTGACTTTCACACCTCAGCTGAGTTTGAGGTTGTCCGGACCATCAAAGAG CGAGCCTGCTACCTGTCCATCAACCCGCAGAAGGATGAGGCTCTGGAGACAGAGAAGGTGCAGTACACCTTGCCGGACGGCAGCACCCTGGAT GTGGGGCCAGCGCGATTCCGGGCCCCCGAGCTGCTCTTCCAGCCGGACCTGATAGGGGATGAGAGTGAGGGACTCCATGAGGTGCTGGCCTTCGCCATCCACAAGTCCGACATGGACCTTCGCCGGACGCTGTTTGCCAACATCGTGCTTTCGGGTGGCTCCACACTTTTCAAAG GTTTCGGCGACCGATTACTAAGTGAAGTGAAGAAGCTTGCCCCAAAAGATGTCAAAATCAAG ATCTCCGCCCCTCAGGAACGGCTGTACTCCACGTGGATCGG TGGCTCCATCCTGGCCTCCCTGGACACTTTTAAGAAGATGTGGGTATCCAAAAAGGAGTATGAAGAGGATGGCTCCCGAGCTATTCATCGTAAAACCTTCTAG